The region ACAAGGCATCACATTTTAATTTTGCATCACAACGCCAATACCACAGGTCACCAACTTGACGCATCCCACGCTCAATGACCGGAGCAATCAAGGCGGGAGGAATCTTGTTGACCTGAGAACGATGACGAATCGCCGTTTTCACACTGTCATAACCACGGGCTGGAACACTGCGATATTGGTGGCGGCTAATTACCCCCTCACGCATTCGTGCTACACAAGCATCTGGGTCTTCAAACAGTGGCGCATAACCCTCAATTTGAACTAATCCTGCGACTTGCTCAGGAAAGGCGGCACTATAGCAAGCCGAGATTAAAGCACCAAGAGAGTGACCTACCATAATTCGTCTATTTGGCGAAAAATGTGGCATTAATTGATAAATGTCGTCCACATAATCGTGAAACAGATAGAAATTGCTACCTGCTTTATTCGTGGATAACCCGTGCCCAGGGAGATCGATGGCACATAAATGGTATTGAGGGGCGAGCTGATGAAAAGCTTCCATGATTGTAAAAAAACTGGCAGCGTTATCTAACCATCCATGTAAAAACACGATGGTGGTATCTGCACTTTTTGCATCGCCGATTTCGACGGCAGCAAGCTCACCATCAGCCAGTGCATACTTCGTTTCAGTCAACATTATTTAACCGTTTGAATTACGCGACCTTCATTAGAATCTTTTTCGAAGTGTCGACAGTAAAACCCCCGACATGGATAAAAGTAAGGACCGACATCATCCATAATGACGCGCTGTTCCACTTTCCACAGGTGATAGCCTGACGCTTTCATGGTAGGGAAGGTGTAAGCATAATCTCCGACTTTTCCTTGCTCACTAGCTGCGGTTTTGCCAACGAGGGTCACCAAGCGGCCAGGAGCATAAGTCACTGGGTCGAGAAATCCTTTTACATAAGCAACAAACCGACCTTGCGGTTCTTGGCTGATGTCTGGGCGTCCTGCTTTATCTATAGGGAGATTAACAATTTCCAAACGAGTGCTATTCGCCTGATTGGAAATTCCCGCAATTACTCCCCCTAAACGGACTTCACTATCGGCAGACGGTTTCGTTTCGGTCCAGGTTGAGTAATCTGTAATAACAGCCGTGTCGCTTGACGCCAATTCAGGCGGTAAAGAGGCACACGCTGTCAACAATACGATTGGAAATAAGCTTAGGAGACTTCTCCATCTCATCATATACATAGTTAATCCTCTAACTTGCTGATTAGATGTATATATCGACGCCTAACATCTGAGCAAGTTCCTCTTTTTTTGCTCGATTCATGACATCCATATACTCTTCCATTGCTTTTCGGGCTCGGCCTTCCGGCAAATCATAATGCAGTTGAGCACCGCGAATATCCGCCTCATCAACATGGCGAATAGATTGAGAAACGGCGGTAGCCAGTTTCGAAGGAGCCGCTAATTCGGTGCTTTCACTCTTCTTGCCTTGGCCCTTTTTCGCTTTGGAGGCACGATTAGGACCGGGGATGGAAGGCGGTAAACCGTTAATTGATACCATACAGTTCCTTTAGAGGTTGAGACGAGGTGTGAACCACCTCATCTCAACGAGGTTATTCACGTCCTGGCAACTTTTTCCAAGCTACGTTATCACGTAAATAAACCGGACTGGATTCTTCCACCGGAACAGTGTTGCCTTTTTGCCATTCAAATTTAGCAAGGAAAGCAATATCGCGCGATTCTGGATACAAAACATCGGTGGTAGAACGTTGAAGCCCGATCTCTGCCATCTCAGTTTGGTAAGCATCCCAACCTGTGCCAACTTGTGCCCAAGTGTTGCTATCGTGACGCAAATGCGCTGCTAAGTCACTTGGTGGTATCACACATTCATCGTCAAGTGTGATCCAGCTACCATCTTGCTGACGTTGATATTGAGCCCAGTAGACTTCATTCATCCGCGCATCGATGGCACAAGCGACGTTTTCC is a window of Vibrio porteresiae DSM 19223 DNA encoding:
- the tsaB gene encoding tRNA (adenosine(37)-N6)-threonylcarbamoyltransferase complex dimerization subunit type 1 TsaB, which produces MSAKILAIDTATEMCSVALMVGDEIFSRSEIAPRDHTKKILPMVDEVLKEAGVTLAEVDALAYGRGPGSFTGVRIGIGIAQGLALGADLPMIGISTLAAMAQGAYRLHGVENVACAIDARMNEVYWAQYQRQQDGSWITLDDECVIPPSDLAAHLRHDSNTWAQVGTGWDAYQTEMAEIGLQRSTTDVLYPESRDIAFLAKFEWQKGNTVPVEESSPVYLRDNVAWKKLPGRE
- a CDS encoding alpha/beta fold hydrolase; translated protein: MLTETKYALADGELAAVEIGDAKSADTTIVFLHGWLDNAASFFTIMEAFHQLAPQYHLCAIDLPGHGLSTNKAGSNFYLFHDYVDDIYQLMPHFSPNRRIMVGHSLGALISACYSAAFPEQVAGLVQIEGYAPLFEDPDACVARMREGVISRHQYRSVPARGYDSVKTAIRHRSQVNKIPPALIAPVIERGMRQVGDLWYWRCDAKLKCDALYRMSPAHAKQIMKQVTCVDRVILGEEGYPYLHQQCTELTEKKPEVFTIAGGHHCHLEQPQQVAELILGLVNKINEGLE
- a CDS encoding chromosome partitioning protein ParA yields the protein MVSINGLPPSIPGPNRASKAKKGQGKKSESTELAAPSKLATAVSQSIRHVDEADIRGAQLHYDLPEGRARKAMEEYMDVMNRAKKEELAQMLGVDIYI
- a CDS encoding Slp family lipoprotein, with translation MRWRSLLSLFPIVLLTACASLPPELASSDTAVITDYSTWTETKPSADSEVRLGGVIAGISNQANSTRLEIVNLPIDKAGRPDISQEPQGRFVAYVKGFLDPVTYAPGRLVTLVGKTAASEQGKVGDYAYTFPTMKASGYHLWKVEQRVIMDDVGPYFYPCRGFYCRHFEKDSNEGRVIQTVK